From a single Pleurodeles waltl isolate 20211129_DDA chromosome 8, aPleWal1.hap1.20221129, whole genome shotgun sequence genomic region:
- the LOC138249406 gene encoding olfactory receptor 52E8-like encodes MLSVNVSGFTPSSLILMGIPGLEDFHIWFAAPLTIMYTVTVLGNCVLLLTINTVTSLHKPMYLFISQLALSDLVLSSSFVPKMLGLFWFNAGEIRFGDCLTQMLFVACTLSVESSIFSAMAFDRYVAVCNPLRYTSILTNELITKIASACLVRAILLVGPLPLLILRLKFCSRFIPHSFCEIMAVAKLSCADIFIISVYSWTVIFILWSMDVFCIALSYLLILRTILVLPYKDRFKAFSTCTSHVCAMSAFYLPIFFSSVLNKLHHSIPLFVQVILANAYLLLPPFINPLIFGVTLKAVQQGGIQLLQKKIAMFPLSPAKK; translated from the coding sequence ATGCTATCAGTCAACGTCAGTGGATTCACACCTTCTTCCCTCATCCTGATGGGCATCCCTGGGCTGGAGGATTTCCACATCTGGTTTGCTGCCCCCCTGACCATCATGTATACTGTTACAGTTCTTGGTAACTGTGTTCTTCTGCTGACCATAAACACAGTGacctctctccacaagcccatgtATCTTTTCATTTCCCAGTTGGCTCTGTCCGATCTAGTTCTTTCCTCTTCCTTTGTCCCTAAGATGCTTGGTCTGTTTTGGTTTAATGCTGGAGAAATCAGGTTTGGTGACTGCCTTACTCAGATGCTCTTTGTAGCATGTACGCTGTCAGTAGAATCCTCCATTTTTTCAGCCATGGCCTTTGACCGATATGTTGCAGTGTGCAACCCCCTTAGATACACCAGTATATTAACAAATGAACTTATCACAAAGATAGCATCAGCCTGCTTGGTTCGCGCCATCCTGCTGGTTGGTCCTCTTCCACTGCTTATCCTGAGACTGAAGTTCTGCAGCCGGTTCATTCCACATTCGTTTTGCGAGATCATGGCTGTGGCAAAGCTTTCTTGTGCTGACATCTTTATCATTAGCGTATACTCTTGGACAGTAATATTTATACTGTGGTCAATGGATGTTTTTTGCATAGCCTTGTCGTATCTTCTGATCCTCAGAACTATTTTAGTTCTTCCGTACAAGGACCGTTTCAAGGCCTTCAGCACTTGCACCTCCCATGTCTGTGCCATGTCTGCCTTCTACCTGCCTATTTTCTTTTCTTCAGTTTTGAACAAGCTACATCACTCCATTCCTCTTTTTGTGCAAGTTATTTTGGCCAACGCCTACCTCCTTCTCCCCCCCTTTATAAATCCACTCATTTTTGGAGTGACTCTGAAGGCAGTGCAGCAAGGAGGTATTCAACTTCTTCAAAAGAAAATAGCCATGTTCCCTCTGAGTCCAGCGAAAAAGTGA